One part of the Vicia villosa cultivar HV-30 ecotype Madison, WI linkage group LG6, Vvil1.0, whole genome shotgun sequence genome encodes these proteins:
- the LOC131611161 gene encoding WRKY transcription factor 72A-like: MSSSSCSEIEEKRVTSIFHEDDFSTQQEVSKEEDKLKYTKTEMGEVKEENERLKTMLSRVEKDYNTLQLRFFDIVNKEVSNNGVEESSVSHEENDEEPEFVSLCLGRSPNEYKKEATKIDQNSNKPKEKEDMEVNLSLGLDSKYMLSMELESDLTPMNNSLEELPKEVEVEEKGTLFSTNKSTKVINVNDDVSDQMPTKRVRVSVRAKCDTPTMNDGCQWRKYGQKIAKGNPCPRAYYRCTVAPACPVRKQVQRCADDMSILITTYEGTHNHPLQVTASAMAYTTSAAASMMLSGSSTSSSSHHQNLHHQNSTSFGNSPALLNNCLNFNHHQFEQSRTPKQHFFIPPNHSSHNNLFPTITLDLTSPSSLSSSSSSSSNIAPVPRFSPNNLNFCSAQQPNFTPSSTIWNNNKLGLGFINNNTIMPMEKTQIRPFNHFQENFYQKCVTNYQTPSRQALAETISKAISTDPSLHSVIAAAVTSIVGQGSNNGVNQKETKENGLGLGLNLKHGEYPQLGSNNLLNQNGKGCLKGASYFKRLSPTTSSQAKNFMLLQPSLPFSVSKSSASKSSSIVNHVNHCDSKMNTHH, encoded by the exons ATGTCTAGCTCTAGTTGTTCagagatagaagaaaagagagttACTTCAATTTTCCATGAAGATGATTTCTCTACTCAACAAGAAGTTTCAAAAGAG GAAGATAAACTAAAATATACTAAAACCGAGATGGGAGAGGTGAAAGAAGAAAACGAAAGATTGAAGACGATGCTATCGCGAGTTGAAAAAGACTACAATACCCTTCAACTTCGTTTCTTTGACATCGTTAACAAAGAAGTTTCTAACAACGGAGTAGAAGAATCATCGGTTTCACATGAAGAAAACGATGAAGAACCCGAATTCGTGTCACTTTGTCTTGGAAGAAGTCCAAATGAGTATAAGAAAGAAGCGACAAAAATTGATCAAAATTCAAACAAGCCTAAAGAAAAAGAGGACATGGAAGTTAACCTTAGTCTTGGATTAGATTCTAAATATATGTTGTCAATGGAGTTAGAATCTGATTTGACTCCAATGAATAATAGCTTAGAAGAATTACCAAAGGAAGTTGAAGTTGAAGAAAAAGGAACATTATTTTCAACAAATAAGTCAACAAAGGTTATAAATGTAAATGATGATGTTTCTGATCAAATGCCTACTAAGAGAGTTAGGGTATCTGTTAGAGCTAAATGTGATACTCCAACG ATGAATGATGGATGCCAATGGAGAAAATATGGACAAAAGATAGCAAAAGGAAATCCGTGTCCAAGAGCATACTATCGTTGCACGGTCGCACCAGCATGTCCAGTTAGAAAACAG GTCCAAAGATGTGCTGATGACATGTCAATCTTAATCACAACATATGAAGGAACACACAACCATCCTCTTCAAGTAACAGCATCAGCCATGGCATACACTACATCAGCTGCAGCATCAATGATGTTATCAggctcatcaacatcatcatcatcacatcatCAAAATCTTCATCATCAAAACTCAACATCTTTTGGGAACTCACCAGCATTACTCAACAATTGCCTAAATTTCAATCATCACCAATTCGAACAATCACGAACACCAAAACAACACTTCTTCATTCCACCAAACCATTCCTCACATAACAATTTGTTCCCAACAATCACTTTAGACCTAACTTCACCTTCATCCTTATCATCATCGTCATCGTCATCATCAAACATAGCTCCAGTTCCACGATTTTCTCCGAATAATCTCAATTTTTGTTCCGCGCAACAACCAAATTTCACTCCATCATCAACCATTTGGAACAACAAcaaattagggttagggtttatcAACAATAACACAATAATGCCTATGGAAAAAACTCAAATTAGGCCTTTCAACCATTTCCAAGAAAACTTCTACCAAAAGTGTGTGACAAATTATCAAACACCTTCAAGGCAAGCTTTGGCAGAAACAATAAGCAAAGCAATTAGCACTGATCCAAGTCTTCATTCAGTTATAGCAGCTGCAGTTACATCAATTGTAGGACAAGGATCAAACAATGGTGTGAATCAAAAGGAAACTAAAGAGAATGGTTTAGGTTTAGGGTTGAATTTGAAGCATGGTGAGTATCCTCAATTGGGTTCAAACAATTTGTTGAATCAAAATGGTAAAGGATGCTTAAAGGGTGCATCATACTTCAAAAGGTTGTCACCAACAacaagttcacaagccaagaattTCATGCTTCTTCAACCATCATTGCCATTTTCTGTGTCTAAGAGTAGTGCTAGCAAATCTTCATCCATTGTTAATCATGTCAATCATTGTGATTCAAAGATGAACACACATCATTAG